Proteins from a genomic interval of Quercus lobata isolate SW786 chromosome 11, ValleyOak3.0 Primary Assembly, whole genome shotgun sequence:
- the LOC115967552 gene encoding diaminopimelate decarboxylase 2, chloroplastic-like has protein sequence MAATGTHFLCYSPTFTKTLNHSLNQNPFFKIPTLSLKTTQKLSLSLKAILSQNPAKALNQNTSFQHCFTKSSDGFLYCEGLKVQEVMDSVEKRPFYLYSKPQITRNFEAYNQALEGLSSIIGYAIKANNNLKILEHLRQLGCGAVLVSGNELRLALHAGFDPTKCIFNGNGKLLEDLVLAAEAGVFVNVDSEFDLENIVAAARIAGKKVNVLLRINPDVDPQVHPYVATGNKNSKFGIRNEKLQWFLDAVKAHPNELKLVGAHCHLGSTITKVDIFRDAAVLMVNYIDEIRAQGFEVDYLNIGGGLGIDYYHAGAILPTPRDLIDTVRELVLSRNLKLIIEPGRSLIANTCCLVNRVTGVKTNGTKNFVVIDGSMAELIRPSLYDAYQHIELVSPAPPDAETSTFDVVGPVCESADFLGKDRELPTPAKGTGLVVHDAGAYCMSMASTYNLKMRPPEYWVEEDGSVTKIRHGETFGDHLRFFKGL, from the exons ATGGCGGCTACAGGTACACACTTCCTCTGCTACTCCCCAACCTTTACCAAAACCTTAAATCACTCTCTCAACCAAAACCCATTTTTCAAAATCCCAACTTTATCTCTCAAAACCACCCAAAAgctgtctctctctcttaaagCCATTCTCTCCCAAAACCCTGCAAAAGCCCTAAACCAAAACACCTCATTTCAGCATTGTTTCACCAAATCCTCAGATGGGTTTCTTTACTGTGAGGGCCTTAAGGTCCAGGAAGTCATGGACTCTGTTGAGAAGAGGCCATTCTATCTCTACAGTAAGCCACAGATAACTAGAAACTTTGAGGCTTATAACCAGGCTTTGGAAGGTCTGAGCTCTATTATTGGGTATGCTATTAAGGCCAACAATAACTTGAAGATTTTGGAACATTTGAGACAGCTTGGTTGTGGTGCTGTGCTTGTCAGTGGAAATGAGCTGAGGCTGGCACTCCATGCTGGTTTTGATCCCACTAA GTGTATTTTTAATGGGAATGGAAAACTTTTGGAGGATTTGGTTTTAGCCGCCGAAGCTGGTGTTTTTGTTAATGTTGATAGTGAATTTGACTTGGAGAATATTGTAGCAGCTGCAAGAATAGCTGGCAAGAAGGTTAATGTTTTACTTCGGATCAACCCAGACGTGGACCCTCAA gtCCATCCTTATGTTGCCACTGGGAACAAGAACTCCAAATTTGGTATTAGAAATGAGAAGTTGCAATGGTTCTTGGATGCTGTAAAGGCACATCCTAATGAGCTGAAGCTAGTGGGAGCTCATTGCCATCTTGGGTCCACCATCACCAAG GTGGACATATTCAGGGATGCTGCGGTTCTTATGGTCAACTACATTGACGAAATCCGAGCTCAAGGTTTTGAAGTTGATTACTTAAATATTGGAGGTGGACTTGGGATAGATTATTATCACGCTGGTGCCATCCTTCCCACACCCAGAGATCTAATTGATACT GTTCGAGAGCTGGTCCTTTCACGAAATCTTAAACTCATCATTGAACCTGGGAGATCATTGATTGCAAATACTTGTTGCCTGGTTAATCGCGTTACTGGGGTCAAAACTAATGGAACAAAAAACTTTGTGGTGATCGATGGAAGCATGGCTGAACTTATCCGTCCTAGTCTTTATGATGCTTATCAA CACATAGAGCTGGTTTCTCCTGCACCACCTGATGCAGAGACCTCAACCTTTGATGTGGTGGGCCCTGTCTGTGAGTCAGCAGATTTCCTGGGAAAGGATAGAGAACTTCCAACTCCAGCCAAG GGAACTGGTCTGGTTGTTCATGATGCTGGTGCTTACTGCATGAGCATGGCATCAACTTATAATCTTAAGATGCGCCCACCAGAGTACTGG GTTGAAGAAGACGGATCAGTGACCAAAATCCGGCATGGAGAAACATTTGGAGATCATTTAAGATTCTTCAAAGGGCTTTAA
- the LOC115966946 gene encoding uncharacterized protein LOC115966946: MWDRRALEKLEVLVGQFSVSVRWQGLGDGFIWACSGVYGPNDNDLRGQMWDELVGIQQLWEVPWCYIGGFNIIRFPSERLGGSRLTSAMENFSKFIEELSLLDLPLEGGSYTWSSGSDQPSMSRIDRVLVSHDWEDHYPEVIQRVLPRPISDHFPILVEAGGISRGKSPFRFENMWLKTEGFKDRVHSWWNRYSFSGTPSFVLAKKLKALKVDIIQWNRSEFGNVERQKKELLEALNEEVSWRQKSRMLCIKEGDNNTKFFHKVANPWRRYNHISMLEVNEVIYEDESEMADQAVQFYKNLYKESEEWRPFVEGLEFDQIEGLERGWLERKFEQEEVF, encoded by the coding sequence ATGTGGGATAGGAGGGCTTTAGAAAAATTGGAGGTTCTGGTGGGTCAATTTTCCGTTTCAGTTCGGTGGCAGGGTCTGGGGGATGGTTTTATTTGGGCTTGTTCTGGGGTTTATGGTCCAAATGATAATGACTTGAGGGGGCAAATGTGGGATGAGCTGGTGGGAATTCAGCAACTTTGGGAAGTTCCATGGTGTTACATAGGGGGCTTCAACATTATTCGTTTCCCAAGTGAACGGTTGGGGGGATCTCGGCTTACCTCGGCTATGGAGAATTTTTCTAAGTTCATTGAGGAGCTTAGCTTGTTAGATCTGCCATTGGAAGGAGGGAGTTATACTTGGTCGAGTGGGTCGGATCAGCCCTCGATGTCTAGGATTGACAGGGTTCTAGTGTCTCATGATTGGGAGGATCACTATCCAGAAGTGATCCAACGGGTTTTACCTCGTCCTATTTCAGACCACTTCCCCATATTAGTGGAGGCAGGAGGGATATCAAGGGGGAAAAGTCCTTTTAGATTCGAGAACATGTGGCTAAAGACGGAAGGGTTCAAAGATAGGGTTCACTCTTGGTGGAATCGATATTCCTTCTCAGGTACTCCTAGTTTTGTTCTTGCCAAGAAGCTGAAGGCATTGAAGGTAGATATTATTCAGTGGAATCGGAGTGAGTTTGGAAATGTAGAGCGCCAGAAAAAAGAATTGTTGGAGGCTTTGAATGAAGAAGTCTCATGGAGACAGAAATCGAGGATGCTTTGCATTAAGGAAGGAGATAACAATACCAAATTCTTCCACAAGGTGGCCAATCCTTGGAGAAGGTATAATCATATTAGCATGTTGGAGGTGAATGAGGTTATCTATGAAGACGAATCTGAGATGGCAGACCAAGCAGTACAGTTTTACAAAAACTTATACAAGGAATCAGAGGAGTGGAGGCCTTTTGTGGAAGGTTTGGAGTTTGATCAAATAGAGGGGTTGGAAAGGGGCTGGCTTGAACGGAAATTTGAACAGGAGGAGGTTTTTTGA